The Bacteroidota bacterium genome segment CCGGCGGGACACCGTAGACGTTGTCCACGTCCTCTGCGTTGTAGACGAACCCGAGGCTCAGCGTGGTGTCCACACCGACGAAGTCATCCGTAGCATCGCCCAAGTCCGGGTCGGAGAAGATGGAGAAGAAGGTTTCCTCCAGCGTTCCCGGCGTTTTCTTGATAATCCGGTAGCGATAGAACGTGACATCGTTGAGCGCGTCGGCGCGGGCAAATGAAAACGCCAGCACCTGGGCTTCGACGCCGATGGGCGGGCTCTGGCTTTCGAGGTGCGTGTTGCCCAGGTCATTCATCACCCACCAGAGAGCCTGGTTGCCGATGATCTCGGGGCGGTCCCCTCCCGCGAGGTCGTAGACGGGGCGGCCGGCAGCCTGGCGGACGCTGGGGATAGCGCGCTCTAGCTCGTTACGCTCATCGATGAAGTCGGGCGTAATCGTGTCGTCCTCGAGGCACGGGTCGTCGAGCACGGCGGGGCAGATGATGCCGTCTTTGTTGTCATCGTCGTTGCTCACGCCGTCTTCGCCCTCATCAACGAGGCCGTCGCCATCATCGTCGAACCCGTTCCCCCTGGCAGCGAGAACCGGAGCGCCGAGTTCGGCAGGCCACTGAGCGAGGTCGGCCGCCGCTGCAATTCCGGCGTCGAAGTTGAGAATGTCTGCCTGGCTGACCTTGTAGATACGGTCAAACTGGGCGCAGTCGTTCGGGTCAGGCAGCGTCCCGTCGTCGTTGAGCGGACCGGGCCAGAACTCGAAGTCATCGTAGCGAGAGCCCGCCGCGACAACGGTGCCGTCGACGATGCCGCCGATCCAGATACCGCTGGCGAAGATCGGCGGGTTGCCCGATGCCTGCGGGACGAGGTAGCCGAGGCCGTTGGTCGTAGAGCCACCGTAGAACAGGCTGCCCGTGTTGAACATGCGGGCGAGCACGTTGTTGATGTCGAGGTCTTTTTCAGCCTGACCGCTCAGGCAAGACCCTGGCGTTGGGGACTGGCTGTAGGCCTGCGGTACCGACCCTAGCAGGAGGGCGAGAAGCAGGAGGAAGGAAGTCGTGTAAGGTCGCATGCGAGCCATCTCCGTAGTTGGTGGAGTGGGAGAGTCGTTCGGGAAGAAGAGTCCGGGGCAGGAAGCAAGCGCGCATCGCCTCCTGCCCCGGAGGGGCCTAGAAGTCCAGCAGGAAGCCGAGGCGGACGCGCCGGGGCGGACCGTAGAAGAAGCCTCCGCCCGAAGATTGTTGGCCGCCGACGTTCACGGGGCCCCCGGTATACGCGCTGTAGTTGAAGAAGCGGCTGTCCGAGAACGGAGCGTTGTTGAGGTACGTTGCTCCACCGGGTGTGAACAGGAACCCATCCTGGTCTGCCAATCCGGTCGCCCGGTAGACAGCGACGATGTTCTCGGAGTCGAGCAGGTTCTGGATCCAGAGATACGCCTTCAGACGAGCCCCTCCGAAGCCGAGATTGAAGCCTCGGTCGATCCGAAGGTCGATCCGCGAGGTGGCAGGCAGCGTCTCGCTGTTGACATCGCCCACCGTTTCGCTCGTAAACGACTGGCTGACATCGAAGAGCGGCTCGGCGAGCGGTGTGAAGCGCTGGCCGCTCCCGAAGGAGCCCAGGATGTTGATCCCGAAGTTCTCGAAGACGCGAGCCCCGCCGATCATCGGGCCCTCGTCGTCGCCGAAGCGGTAGTCGAGCGAGATGTTGCCGGTGTGGCGCTGGTCGAAGTCGGCCGGGCTGATGAAGTTCGGGAAGAACTGCCCGCGCCACACGACCGTCCCGGTCGAGGCAGCGTCCGAACCGGTCCCGCTCGCGAACGAGAGGGTGTAGTTCGTGTTGATCGACAGGTTGTTCGTCCGTCGGAGGTCGAAGCCGAGCTCGACGCCGCTCGTCGTGGTAAAGTCGGCGTTGAGGAAGGTCCCGTACTCCGGCTGGGCACCGAAGAGGGTCCGGTTGGAGATTTTGTTCTCCTGCGTCCGGTAGAACCCGGAGAGCGTGACTGCTGCCCGGTCGCCGACGCGCTGGCGGAAGCCGAGCTCGTACTGCGTCGTCCGCTCCGGCTCGAGAGCCGAGTTGGGCGTGCGCGAGTCCTGCCCGGTGATCTCTTCGTAGTCGCTGAACGGCGTGAAGGCGCGCTCAGTCGGACGCTGGGTGGTGACGTTGTAGCTGGCGAAGAAGAGCGCCCGGTCCGTGACCGGGAAGCTGACCCCGATGCGGGGCATGAACGTCGCCTGCGGGGTGTAGTCCGTGAAGGCCTCCGAGCGCCGAGCGTCCGTGTCGGGCTCGACCTGGCCTGAGAGATCGCCTGCGATGACGCCGGACGTAGTGGAGACGCCCTGGGTGTCGAAGAAATTGCCGTCCAGGTCTCGGTAGCCGACAATGTCTCCTGCGTCGTTGAAGTAGACCGCGAAGTCGCTGTCAATGCCAGCGGGCACGTCCACGTCCGTCAGACTCCCGGCGCGAACGATCGGCGTGGTCGCAAACGGGTCGAGGAGCACCTGCGTGTTGTTGTCGAAGACGTCGACCCGGAGGCCGAGGTTGATCACGAGGTCCCTGAACTCGATCTTGTCCTGCACGTAGCCGGCGTAGTAGATCGGCTGGTACGGAGCGATGTTCAGGTTCGTGCGGTCGAAGTAGCCGTTGATATCCTGATCGTCGACCTCGTTGAGGCCGAGGAAGTCGTACCCGTAGCGCTCCGGCGTGATACCGCGCACGGCCTCGAAGGGCAGTTCGTCGTAGGACCGGACGCCGCCTTCGGGAAGCCCCTGCACGGTCGACTCGATTGTCCCGTCGTTGTAGAACCGCGAGAGCGAGGCGCCCGCGATGCGGAAGTACCGGCGGGTCTGCTGCTCGAACTCGCCGCCAAACTCGATCTGGTGCACGCCGAGCTGCGTCGTGGCGCTGCCCGAGAACCGGATCTGCTGGTCGTGGGCCTGCTGGAACTGCGTGAGCTGGGCACCGGGGAGGTTGAAGGTGCCTCCTACGCTAGCAGGCCGGGGGCCTCCGTCTTGGTCGAAGACCTGCTCGTATTGGCCGTTTCGGAAGACGAAGTAGTTGCGGGCGATCTCGTGGTAGTCGCCCTCGATGTCGCCGTAGAACAGGGCGTCCTCTACGTCACGCGAGAAGCCTTCGGGGTACTGGACGTACTTGAAGTCCTGGTACTCGCCCTGAATCTGGTAGAAGGCGTTGTCCGAGAGGCGCTGGCGGAAGGTGCCGTAGACGCGCCAGTTGTCGCGCTCGTCATTGTAGAACCGGTCGCGGTTGTAGAGCGAGTTGCCGAACAGGAATTCCTCGCGCCAGTTGGTGTTGTATCCGCCGCCGATGCGGAGGCTGAGGGCGCTCGAGATGTTGAAGTTGACGTTGCCGTTGAACGTGTAGTTGTTCTGCGGCGCGTCTACGCCTCGCTCGAAGTCGAATCGGTCCTCGAGGTAGCTCTCGGGCGCGTTGATGAGGAAGTTGTTACCTGCGATCTCGAAGCCGTCCGGAATCTGGCCACCCAGCAGAACCGCGAGGCTGTCGTTGTTGATTCCGGCTCCGGTGATGAGCGCCGGGTCAAACGGGATGAACTGCTCGTCGCCTGCGCCGTTGACGAGGCGCAGCACCTGGGGGTTGCTCTGGAGGAAGGCGAAGTCGTCGTCCGAGAGGCGGAAGGTGTCGGTGCTGTAGACCCGGAAGTCCTGCTCGAAGGTGCCCTGCCCGGAGAGGAAGAAGCTAGCCCGGCCCGGCACGATCGGTCCGCCAATGGAGAGCGAGCCGAGGTTGTAGCCGTAGGAGTCGAGCACCTCGGAGGTGATGAACTCGACGGAGCCGAAGAAGTCTTCGCGGCCGGACTTGGTCGTGATCGAGATCACGCCGCTCTGCACGTCACCGTACTTGGCGGGGATGGTCCCGATGAGCATCTCTTGCTCTTGGATGGCGGCCTGGTTGACGCCGACGGCCGGCCCGATGCCCTCGGGCGACGCCCCGGTCACCTTGACGCCGTCCACGAAGTAGACGACCTCCTGGTTACGACCGCCGCGGATGAAGAGGTCGTCGCCGCGGCCGTTGTTGACCACGCCGTTCTGGATGGCGGCCACGTCCTGCACCCCGCGGATCGGGAGGTTCTGGATGTCCTCGCCCGAGACCACGCGCGGCGCGCCGATGGCGTCCCGCTGGATGAGCGGCTGCTCGTACTCGACGACGATCTCGTCGAGCGTGATGTCACTGCCGAGCTCGAAGTCCTGCTCGGTCGTGTACCCAGACGAGATCGTGATGCCTTCGACCGTTTTGGACTGGAAACCCACGAACGACGCCGTGACGTCGTACTGGCCGACCGGGATGCCGATCACAAAGTAATTGCCGTCGAGGTCTGTGGCGGCACCAAGCTGCGTGCCGCCGATGATGACGTTGGCACCCGGCAGCGGGTCGCCGAGGTCGTCAACGACGCGGCCTGACAGTTTGCCGGTGTTCTGCGCCACGGCTGCGAGCGGCGCGCCCAGCAGCAGCAGGAGCACGAGTATACCCAGGTTGCGAAGCATATGCTACCTCCTCCGAGATGGTAATGCGGTGTTGGTGTGGGCCTGCGCCGGAGCGGCGGTCGGCACCACGTTAGCTAAGAGCGTGCGTTGAGGGGTGCCACAGGCGTCCGTGACTGCGAAGGGACGCGCACCGCCGACCACAGGGCTCGACCAGTCCGCCGCGCCGGCACCGCGCGCGAAGCCGGTGGGGCGCAGGGGCGAGCGTAGGGAGGGTCGTAACAACAGCGGATGGCGGGGTCCTCAAGATGGGCGGTTTCGACTGGTGGTTAATCGTTCCTTAACGCGGTGGCGAATATAGGCGGGGGGTTCGGAAGATGTCAAGGCATTCTACGTGCCCTTCATCTTCGAGGCATACGAAACCGCCTAAATGCAGCGTTGCGCGTGGATGGTCCGCCGGTTTTTGCCCGGCGGCGGCCGTACCCTGCGCCTACAGCGTCACGCGCAGTCCGAACCAGACCCGGCGTGGCGGGCCGTAGGAAAATACGCCGCCCGTGCTTTGGGTGCCGCCAATATTCACCGGCCCACCGACATAAGCAAGGTAATTAAACGCCCCTCCCATCCGGTCCGGCTGACTATCGAGGTAGGCACCGCCTCCCGGTGTATTGAGAAACCCGTCGTCGTCCGGCTCGCCGGTGGCGCGGTAGACCGCCGCGACGTTCTCCGCGCCCAGCACGTTCTCGGCCCACAGAAACGCGTCGACCGTGCTGGGTCCGATGCGAAACGCCTTGCCGAGCCGCAGGTCGAGTTGGGCGACCCACGGGCGGCGCTCAGCGTTGACGTCTCCTGCTGCCTCGCTTGTGAATGTGTCGTCTGGGTTGAAGAGCGGTGCCTGGAGTACCGTGTAGGGCAGCCCGCTCTGTGCGGAGAGGACCACGCCCAATCCGAGGCCTTCGAGGACAGGACCGAACGCTTCCCCCACCCGGTAGTCGGCTACAAGGTCGAGCGCGTGGCGCACGTCGAAGTCGCTGCGGGCGTCGGTGGCTGGAAACAGCCCTCGCCAGACGACGGTACCCGTCGAGGCTGCGCCGGCCCCGGTGCCGTCGGCGAACGAGAGCACGTAGTTCGCGCGAAGCGACACGCCTAGTGTCCGGTCGAGGGCGCCTGCGAGGTCGAGGCCGTAGACGGTCGCGGAGCCGATGTTGCGCGGCGTGGTGTATTCCGGCCAGCCGCCGTAAAGGATCTGCTGCTCGATGAGATCGCTATGGCGGCGGTAGAAGACCGTCCCGCGCACCCGCACTCGCTCGGCAAACGTACCCTCCGCGCCGAGCCCAATGTCGTCCACGGTCTCGGGACGCAGCGCGCCGTTGCCGACCGCGTCCCCGCCGGTTACCTCTTCGTAGACCGAGAAGGGCGCGTAGAGCTGCGGCGCGGGCCGCCGGGCGAGCCGGCCGTAGTAAGCGAACGCCGTCGCCTGCTCCGACAGGCGGGCGCGCACGCCGAGGCGCGGCTGCACCGCGACGTGCGTCGGAGCCGACTCGAACGCGGCGGAGCGGGGCTCCTCGGTGAGATCGACCTGCCCGGAGCGCTCGCCGGTGATCGTGAACGCGAAGGCCTCTTCCCCACCGGCGTCGTAGAACCGCCCGTCGAGATCGCGGAAGCCGACGACGGCGCCGGAATCGTCGAAGTAGACGGCGAAGTCGCCCCCGATGCCGTCCGGTCGCGCGTCGAGCGCCGAGGCGCGAACGACGGGCACCGTCGCGAAGGGATCGCGCAGCACCGTCGCGTTGCTGCCGAAGGCTTCGACCCGCAGGCCGAGGTCGAGGGCGAGGCGGCCGAACGTGACGTGGTCCTGCACGTAGCCCGCAGCGTAGGTTGGCCGGTACGGAGCCACGTCGGGGTTTGTCCGGTCGAAGTAGCCGTCTGCGTCTTCGCTGTCCGTCTCGTCCAGCCCGAGAAAGTCGTAGCCGTAGCGCACGCGGGTGACGCCGCGCAGGGCCTCGAACGGCAGCTCGTCATAGCGCTGCACGCCGTCCTCGGGCAGTCCCGCGACCGTGGACTCCACGCTGCCGTCGGCGAAGAACCGGGCGAGGCTGCCGCCGGCGAGCACGAACTGCCGGTGCGTCTGCCGCTCGACTTCGCCCCCGACTTCGAGCCGGTGTGCGCCGAGGGTGAGCGCCGCCCGGCCGTGCACGCGGAACGATGCCCCTTCGCCTTTCTGGTAGATCGAGGTGGGCGCGCCCGGCAGCGCAAACGTGCCGCCGACGGTCCTGGGCCGCGCCGCGCCATCTTGCGTGAAGATCGGCTCGTACTGCTGGTTGCGGAAGACGAAGTAGCGCTGGGCGATCTCGCTCGCGTCCGCGTCGATGTCGCCGTAGAACAGCGCGTCCTCGACCTGGTCCGAGAACTGGCGCGGGTGCTGGACAAAGCTCGAACGCTGGCCTTCGACTTGAAGCTGGTACGATGCCCGGTCGCTAGGCGCGTAGTCCAGGGCGGCGTAGAACCGGCCGGCGTCGCGCTCGGCCCGGTCGAGCCCGTCGCGGTTGTAGAGCGCGCTGCGGAAGCGCCGCGCGGGATTCGCCGTCCGGTCGAGCCGGTCGCGGCTGAGGGTTGCGCCGAGCCGGAAGCGGAGCGCCGGCATCAGGTTGAGGACGGCGCTGCCGTCGAGCGCGAAGGCATCGAGCGGATCGTCCTTGCCGCGCTCCAGTTCGAACCGGTCCTCGGTGAAGGTGGCCGGCGCGTTGATCAGCCCGTTGCGCTCGGAGATCTCGAACCCGGCCGGG includes the following:
- a CDS encoding TonB-dependent receptor, whose translation is MLRNLGILVLLLLLGAPLAAVAQNTGKLSGRVVDDLGDPLPGANVIIGGTQLGAATDLDGNYFVIGIPVGQYDVTASFVGFQSKTVEGITISSGYTTEQDFELGSDITLDEIVVEYEQPLIQRDAIGAPRVVSGEDIQNLPIRGVQDVAAIQNGVVNNGRGDDLFIRGGRNQEVVYFVDGVKVTGASPEGIGPAVGVNQAAIQEQEMLIGTIPAKYGDVQSGVISITTKSGREDFFGSVEFITSEVLDSYGYNLGSLSIGGPIVPGRASFFLSGQGTFEQDFRVYSTDTFRLSDDDFAFLQSNPQVLRLVNGAGDEQFIPFDPALITGAGINNDSLAVLLGGQIPDGFEIAGNNFLINAPESYLEDRFDFERGVDAPQNNYTFNGNVNFNISSALSLRIGGGYNTNWREEFLFGNSLYNRDRFYNDERDNWRVYGTFRQRLSDNAFYQIQGEYQDFKYVQYPEGFSRDVEDALFYGDIEGDYHEIARNYFVFRNGQYEQVFDQDGGPRPASVGGTFNLPGAQLTQFQQAHDQQIRFSGSATTQLGVHQIEFGGEFEQQTRRYFRIAGASLSRFYNDGTIESTVQGLPEGGVRSYDELPFEAVRGITPERYGYDFLGLNEVDDQDINGYFDRTNLNIAPYQPIYYAGYVQDKIEFRDLVINLGLRVDVFDNNTQVLLDPFATTPIVRAGSLTDVDVPAGIDSDFAVYFNDAGDIVGYRDLDGNFFDTQGVSTTSGVIAGDLSGQVEPDTDARRSEAFTDYTPQATFMPRIGVSFPVTDRALFFASYNVTTQRPTERAFTPFSDYEEITGQDSRTPNSALEPERTTQYELGFRQRVGDRAAVTLSGFYRTQENKISNRTLFGAQPEYGTFLNADFTTTSGVELGFDLRRTNNLSINTNYTLSFASGTGSDAASTGTVVWRGQFFPNFISPADFDQRHTGNISLDYRFGDDEGPMIGGARVFENFGINILGSFGSGQRFTPLAEPLFDVSQSFTSETVGDVNSETLPATSRIDLRIDRGFNLGFGGARLKAYLWIQNLLDSENIVAVYRATGLADQDGFLFTPGGATYLNNAPFSDSRFFNYSAYTGGPVNVGGQQSSGGGFFYGPPRRVRLGFLLDF
- a CDS encoding outer membrane beta-barrel protein; its protein translation is MPARLLLLVLLAAPLAAQPGPNAWHADSLGLSAWTRDDGSGPGFDGLPVRDVREVASLLPGVARKLDDGTLFYRSYLGVPLLSRRTVTDFANQTGLFNQSLASVFDRERVGQEPTFVIDGVRVVGEPAVPFEVVERIEVLSGHVPARYGEAAGGLIAIETREGGARYGGRVEGITSEGLDAFGYNLGSFAVHGPLANPQFGRFALSGEVRRLADATPFGIETYRLSDDAYADLLAGPQVVRTVNAQGETRDVPFPWQAAQQAAASGQPFTQSDLRAMLDLPAGFEISERNGLINAPATFTEDRFELERGKDDPLDAFALDGSAVLNLMPALRFRLGATLSRDRLDRTANPARRFRSALYNRDGLDRAERDAGRFYAALDYAPSDRASYQLQVEGQRSSFVQHPRQFSDQVEDALFYGDIDADASEIAQRYFVFRNQQYEPIFTQDGAARPRTVGGTFALPGAPTSIYQKGEGASFRVHGRAALTLGAHRLEVGGEVERQTHRQFVLAGGSLARFFADGSVESTVAGLPEDGVQRYDELPFEALRGVTRVRYGYDFLGLDETDSEDADGYFDRTNPDVAPYRPTYAAGYVQDHVTFGRLALDLGLRVEAFGSNATVLRDPFATVPVVRASALDARPDGIGGDFAVYFDDSGAVVGFRDLDGRFYDAGGEEAFAFTITGERSGQVDLTEEPRSAAFESAPTHVAVQPRLGVRARLSEQATAFAYYGRLARRPAPQLYAPFSVYEEVTGGDAVGNGALRPETVDDIGLGAEGTFAERVRVRGTVFYRRHSDLIEQQILYGGWPEYTTPRNIGSATVYGLDLAGALDRTLGVSLRANYVLSFADGTGAGAASTGTVVWRGLFPATDARSDFDVRHALDLVADYRVGEAFGPVLEGLGLGVVLSAQSGLPYTVLQAPLFNPDDTFTSEAAGDVNAERRPWVAQLDLRLGKAFRIGPSTVDAFLWAENVLGAENVAAVYRATGEPDDDGFLNTPGGGAYLDSQPDRMGGAFNYLAYVGGPVNIGGTQSTGGVFSYGPPRRVWFGLRVTL